Proteins encoded by one window of Panicum virgatum strain AP13 chromosome 7N, P.virgatum_v5, whole genome shotgun sequence:
- the LOC120684044 gene encoding uncharacterized protein LOC120684044 — protein MSSAAGENAGGGGGAAAPVVVVERVVTVEYLEQSMSRELLGKFPDSSAFDFDYSQSGIWSPLNKVPRGSPAPASRAAAACAGEAEGASSSTDFLVANPKRRARAGGCWLKDSAAGGKSRRRRRRLRRDRSFLDLHETGRASLDFSPPAPSPAKEGWRRVLKAAIRKFKGRQRRSRQAPLLQMMLPMV, from the exons ATGAGTAGCGCGGCCGGGGAGaacgccggaggcggcggcggcgccgcggcgccagtggtggtggtggagcgcGTGGTGACGGTGGAGTACCTGGAGCAGTCCATGTCGCGGGAGCTGCTGGGCAAGTTCCCGGACTCCTCCGCCTTCGACTTCGACTACTCCCAGAGCGGCATCTGGTCCCCGCTCAACAAGGTcccgcgcggctcgccggccccAGCCTCCCGTGCCGCCGCGGCCTGTGCGGGCGAGGCCGagggcgcctcctcctcgaccgaCTTCCTCGTCGCCAACCCGAAGCGCAGGGCGAGGGCTGGCGGCTGCTGGCTCAAGGACTCGGCCGCCGGCGGGAAgtccaggaggcggcgccggcggctgagGCGCGACAGGTCCTTCCTCGACCTCCACGAGACGGGCAGGGCCAGTCTGgacttctcgccgccggcgccttcccCTGCGAAG GAGGGCTGGAGGCGGGTGCTCAAGGCGGCCATCAGGAAGTTcaaggggcggcagcggcggtcccGGCAGGCTCCCCTGCTCCAGATGATGCTCCCCATGGTGTGA